In the genome of Drosophila yakuba strain Tai18E2 chromosome 3R, Prin_Dyak_Tai18E2_2.1, whole genome shotgun sequence, one region contains:
- the LOC120321766 gene encoding uncharacterized protein LOC120321766: MNRIRRIRRMCERLPHKLHFNFGAFLATAYKSTEFQQTRRRRQLLGSPPDSLRLRVAPGGSWWLLLLRALPHGACSPRPPRDPFTAEGQARPLAILKFQFNYIERGPDLRPMSPQNELSLWFKKSQPHHPNTPP; the protein is encoded by the coding sequence ATGAACAGGATCCGCAGGATTCGCAGGATGTGCGAGAGGCTGCCACATAAATTACACTTTAATTTTGGAGCATTTTTGGCCACGGCTTATAAATCAACCGAGTTCCAGCAAACGCGCCGACGACGACAGCTGCTTGGTTCTCCGCCGGATTCTCTCCGGCTTCGGGTGGCTCCGGGTGGCTCCTGgtggctcctgctcctgcggGCTCTTCCTCATGGTGCTTGTTCCCCCCGCCCTCCCCGCGATCCCTTCACAGCTGAGGGCCAGGCCAGGCCACTCGCAATattgaaatttcaatttaattacataGAACGAGGGCCCGACCTCAGGCCCATGAGCCCGCAAAATGAGCTGTCGCTGTGGTTCAAAAAGAGTCAGCCGCACCACCCAAATACACCACCGTAA